One Salminus brasiliensis chromosome 5, fSalBra1.hap2, whole genome shotgun sequence DNA segment encodes these proteins:
- the myh14 gene encoding uncharacterized protein myh14 isoform X2: MSKSAAGGANDVTRFLSMEAGPSSPTSVFSASSQADWAAKRLVWVPSEKHGFESASVREERGDEVEVELTDSGRKLTLLREELQRMNPPRFSKVEDMADLTCLNEASVLHNLRERYYSGLIYTYSGLFCVVVNPYKNLPIYTESIVEMYRGKKRHEMPPHIYAISEAAYRSMLQDREDQSILCTGESGAGKTENTKKVIQYLAHVASSHKSGTLGRNKDSALQMDGTRSLGRGSSSVNRGELERQLLQANPILEAFGNAKTVKNDNSSRFGKFIRINFDVTGYIVGANIETYLLEKSRAIRQAKDERTFHIFYQLLCGASEAMKGELLLGNADQYRFLCGGSVPVPGQSDAENFTQTMDSMSIMGFTQEECTSMLKVISSVLQFGNISFQKEKNSDQASMPDDTAAQKLCHLLGISVLEFSRAILTPRIKVGREYVQKAQTKEQADFAVEALAKATYERLFRWLVHRINRALDRRQRQGASFIGILDIAGFEIFQLNSFEQLCINYTNEKLQQLFNHTMFILEQEEYQREGIEWNFIDFGLDLQPCIDLIERPAHPPGVLALLDEECWFPRATDRSFVDKLSAEQGSHPKFYRPRQLREEADFSIIHYAGKVDYKADDWLVKNMDPLNDNVASLLHQSSDHFISELWREDIQTLPRVYFFDSYATLQTNGSDSMDRIVGLDQVASGGLTESSGPVTFGAAGLKTKKGMFRTVGQLYKESLTKLMATLRNTNPNFLRCIIPNHDKRAGKLTPHLVLDQLRCNGVLEGIRICRQGFPNRIPFQEFRQRYEILTPNAIPRTFMDGKQACELMISALELDRNLFRVGQSKVFFRAGVLAHLEEERDLKITDTIIRFQSAARGYLARRAFLKKQQQLSALRVMQRNCAAYLKLRNWQWWRLFTKVKPLLQVTRQDEEIQAREAELQKAKDNLGKVEHEYTELERKHQQLMEEKAVLTDQLQAEAELFAEAEEMRARLASRKQELEDVLGELEGRLEEEEERGVQLTNEKKRMQQHVQDLEEQLEEEEGARQRLLLEKVTLETKVKSLETETLTAGEQRDRLSKEKKQLEERLNEVTDQLTEEEEKVKSLNKLKNKQEAVIADLEERLKREEQGRLEQEKWRRRMESEAAEAQEQLTDLGLLVTELRSSLSNREKEITTLQTRLEEEGARRSEAQRALREAMSQVSELKEEVDNERGMRERAEKQRRDLGEELEALRTELEDTLDTTAAQQELRSRREAELSELQRLVEEDTRRHEAQLSELRVKHSAAIESLQEQLDNAKRSRQSLEKAKAVLEEERLNLTAELKTLQGGKMESERGRKRAEGQLQELTARLAQAEREREEREDRLHKLQLEIETLSSSLSSSDTKSLRLSKEVSSLESQLHDAQELLQDETRQKLALGSRVRALEEEKAALMERLEEEQEKTRELTRQIQNYTQQLADLKRQSEEVSAAVEAGEESRRKLQRELENATQRERAKEEEKERVERQKERLREEIEDMTIALQRERQNCTALEKRQKKFDQSLAEEKAVSARLAEERDRAEAESREKETRFLALSRELQEASEQRDELERTNKQLRLDMEQLVNAQDDVGKNVHELERSRRALEVEAQSLREQTQELEEELSEAENSRLRLEVTLQALRAQFEREISAKEEKGEEKRRALNKQVRELEALLEEEKTQRAQALSVKKQMEAELQEAESQVEAATRGREEALRQLKRLQAQMKEVLRELDETKMARDEVIVQSKDSEKRLQTLEAELLQLTEELAVSDRSRRQAQQERDEMAEEILNTSSGKSALCDEKRRLEARISQLEEELEEEQSNAELLAERQRKTTLQVETLTVQLAGERTLTQKSEGARESLERQNKELKTRLTELEGAVRGKHRMSVAALESKIEAMEEQLEQERQERAMANKLVRKTEKKLKEVVMQVEDERRHADQYREQLDKSMGRLRQLKRQLEEVEEENSRTNAQRRKLQRELEEMGDSMQSMNRELSALRSQLRRAPLPLSVRGGRRALVDDLSQENSDSEEPPASPTPSSGLPGTPVPPDSALGPPPPYSLGDTE, encoded by the exons ATGTCCAAGTCGGCAGCCGGCGGTGCTAATGATGTCACCCGCTTCCTTTCCATGGAGGCGGGACCAAGCTCACCCACCTCTGTATTCTCTGCCTCCAGCCAGGCTGACTGGGCGGCCAAAAGGCTAGTTTGGGTTCCCTCTGAGAAACATGGCTTTGAg TCTGCAAGTGTACGCGAGGAGCGAGGTGATGAGGTGGAGGTAGAACTTACAGACAGTGGGCGGAAGCTGACGTTGTTGCGTGAGGAGCTTCAGCGAATGAACCCTCCCCGATTCAGCAAAGTGGAGGACATGGCTGACCTCACCTGCCTTAATGAGGCCTCTGTCCTGCACAACCTGAGAGAGCGCTATTACTCAGGACTGATATAT ACATACTCTGGCCTTTTTTGTGTGGTCGTAAACCCATACAAAAATCTACCCATCTACACAGAGTCCATTGTAGAGATGTATCGTGGCAAAAAGCGCCATGAGATGCCACCACACATCTATGCTATATCAGAGGCAGCCTACCGGAGCATGCTCCAAG ACAGAGAAGACCAATCCATCCTTTGCAC AGGGGAGTCCGGAGCAGGCAAGACAGAGAATACTAAGaaagtgattcagtatctggCACATGTGGCATCATCTCATAAGAGTGGCACTTTGGGCCGTAATAAAGACAGTGCACTCCAG ATGGATGGAACACGCTCTCTAGGTCGTGGCAGTAGTAGTGTAAACAGG GGGGAGCTAGAAAGACAGCTGCTGCAGGCCAACCCTATCCTAGAGGCCTTCGGCAACGCCAAGACAGTCAAAAATGACAATTCCTCACGATTT GGCAAATTTATCCGTATCAATTTTGATGTGACTGGCTATATAGTTGGTGCCAACATTGAGACCT ACCTGCTGGAGAAGTCTCGAGCAATCCGCCAGGCCAAAGATGAGAGAACCTTCCATATCTTTTACCAGTTACTCTGTGGAGCCTCTGAGGCCATGAAGG GTGAGCTTCTTCTGGGCAATGCAGATCAGTACCGCTTTCTGTGTGGGGGTTCAGTTCCTGTTCCAGGACAGAGTGATGCAGAGAACTTCACTCAGACCATGGACTCCATGAGCATCATGGGTTTCACACAAGAAGAATGCACAt ccATGTTGAAGGTGATCTCTTCTGTACTGCAGTTTGGAAACATCTCTTTTCAGAAGGAGAAGAACTCAGACCAGGCCTCTATGCCTGATGACACAGCTGCACAGAAACTCTGCCACCTGCTGGGCATCAGCGTGCTGGAGTTCAGCCGAGCCATTCTTACGCCTCGCATCAAAGTGGGCCGCGAGTATGTACAGAAGGCCCAGACCAAGGaacag GCAGACTTTGCGGTAGAGGCTTTGGCAAAAGCCACCTACGAGCGTCTCTTCCGTTGGCTGGTGCATCGCATCAATCGAGCACTGGACCGCAGACAAAGGCAAGGAGCTTCTTTCATCGGCATCCTGGACATCGCCGGCTTTGAGATCTTCCAA CTGAATTCATTTGAGCAGCTGTGTATAAACTACACCAATGAAAAGCTTCAGCAGCTTTTTAACCACACTATGTTCATACTGGAGCAAGAGGAGTACCAGCGTGAGGGCATTGAGTGGAACTTCATCGACTTTggcctggacctgcagccctgcATTGACCTCATTGAGAGAccg GCGCATCCCCCCGGTGTGCTGGCACTGCTGGATGAAGAGTGTTGGTTTCCACGTGCAACAGATCGATCATTTGTGGACAAACTGTCTGCTGAGCAAGGCTCCCATCCAAAATTCTACCGGCCACGGCAGCTCCGTGAAGAGGCTGATTTCTCCATCATTCACTACGCTGGGAAG GTGGACTATAAGGCAGATGATTGGTTGGTGAAGAATATGGATCCTCTGAATGATAATGTAGCATCGCTTCTACATCAGTCATCTGACCACTTCATATCAGAGCTCTGGAGAGAGG ATATTCAGACTCTTCCTCGTGTCTACTTTTTTGACTCTTATGCCACACTGCAGACCAATGGCTCTGACAGCA TGGACAGGATTGTGGGACTGGACCAAGTGGCATCTGGAGGGCTTACTGAGAGCAGTGGGCCAGTAACATTTGGAGCAGCAGGactgaagacaaaaaaaggaatgtTCCGGACAGTCGGACAGCTGTACAAAGAGTCACTGACCAAACTAATGGCCACACTGCGGAACACCAACCCCAACTTTCTGCGCTGTATCATTCCCAACCATGACAAGAGG GCAGGAAAATTGACTCCTCATCTAGTCTTGGATCAGCTAAGGTGTAATGGAGTTCTGGAGGGAATCAGAATCTGCAGACAGGGCTTCCCCAACCGCATCCCCTTCCAGGAGTTCAgacaaag GTATGAGATTCTGACTCCAAATGCTATACCCCGCACCTTCATGGATGGGAAGCAGGCCTGTGAGCTCATG ATCAGTGCTCTGGAGCTGGACCGAAACCTCTTCCGGGTCGGTCAGAGTAAGGTATTTTTCCGTGCTGGAGTGTTGGCACACctggaagaggagagagaccTGAAGATCACTGACACCATCATTCGCTTCCAAAGTGCTGCCCGAGGATACCTTGCCAGGAG AGCATTTCtaaagaagcagcagcagctaagtGCGCTTCGGGTGATGCAGAGAAACTGTGCTGCTTATCTGAAGCTGCGCAACTGGCAGTGGTGGAGACTCTTTACCAAG GTGAAGCCACTGTTGCAGGTAACCCGACAGGATGAGGAAATTCAAGCCCGGGAAGCAGAACTTCAGAAAGCCAAAGACAATCTGGGCAAAGTAGAGCATGAATATACTGAACTAGAGAGAAAACACCAACAG CTGATGGAGGAGAAGGCCGTGCTTACAGACCAGCTGCAGGCAGAGGCTGAGTTATTCGCTGAGGCAGAGGAGATGAGAGCACGATTGGCCAGCCGTAAGCAGGAGCTGGAAGATGTGCTTGGGGAGCTTGAGGGCCgattggaggaagaagaagagagaggtgTGCAATTAACCAATGAGAAGAAGCGAATGCAGCAGCATGTACAG gATTTAGAAGAGCagttggaggaggaggagggggcacGGCAGAGGCTCCTGCTGGAGAAGGTTACCTTGGAAACCAAAGTGAAGAGTCTGGAGACGGAGACCCTGACTgcaggagagcagagagacagactgagcaAG GAGAAGAAGCAGTTGGAGGAAAGATTAAATGAGGTGACAGACCAGCTGactgaagaagaggagaaggtGAAGAGTCTCAACAAGCTCAAGAACAAACAGGAAGCTGTCATTGCTGACTTAGAAG AGCGTCTGAAGCGAGAGGAGCAGGGCCGGCTGGagcaggagaaatggaggaGGCGCATGGAGAGCGAGGCAGCAGAGGCCCAGGAGCAGCTGACTGATCTAGGTCTGCTAGTGACGGAGCTTCGCAGCAGCCTGtccaacagagagaaagagatcaCCACACTACAGACAcg GTTGGAGGAGGAGGGCGCTCGGCGTTCAGAGGCTCAGCGAGCTCTGAGGGAGGCCATGTCTCAGGTGTCAGAACTGAAGGAGGAGGTAGACAACGAACgaggaatgagagagagggcTGAGAAGCAGAGGAGGGATCTGGGTGAAGAGTTAGAAGCCCTCAGGACTGAACTGGAGGACACACTGGACACCACGGCCGCCCAACAAGAGCTcag gtCTCGACGTGAGGCTGAGTTGTCAGAGCTCCAGAGACTGGTTGAGGAGGACACTCGGCGTCATGAAGCCCAGCTCTCAGAACTCAGAGTCAAGCATAGTGCTGCTATTGAGTCCCTACAGGAGCAGTTGGACAATGCCAAGAGG TCTCGTCAGTCCTTGGAAAAGGCGAAGGCCGTACTGGAAGAGGAACGTCTCAATCTGACGGCTGAGCTGAAGACCTTGCAGGGGGGGAAgatggagagcgagagaggcaggAAGAGAGCAGAGGGACAGCTCCAGGAACTCACTGCTCGCCTGGCCCAGgctgagagggagagggaggagagggaagACAGGCTTCACAAACTCCAG TTGGAGATAGAGACTCTTTCCAGCTCACTTTCCTCATCTGATACCAAATCCCTTCGTTTGAGCAAAGAGGTCAGCAGCCTGGAGAGCCAGCTACATGATGCTCAG GAGCTCTTGCAGGATGAGACCCGTCAGAAACTGGCGCTGGGGTCTCGTGTGCGGGCTCTGGAAGAGGAGAAAGCGGCTCTGATGGAGAgactggaggaggagcaggaaaAGACCAGGGAGCTTACGCGCCAGATCCAAAATTATACGCAACAG CTTGCTGATCTAAAGAGGCAGTCTGAAGAAGTGAGTGCAGCAGTGGAGGCAGGAgaagagagcaggaggaaactaCAGAGGGAGCTGGAGAATGCCACACAAAGGGAAAGAGccaaagaggaggagaaagaacgAGTAGAGCGTCAGAAGGAGCGTCTGAGAGAAGAGATTGAAGACATGACCATCGCCTtgcagagggagagacagaactGTACCGCACTGgaaaagagacagaagaaaTTTGATcag TCTTTGGCAGAGGAGAAGGCAGTGAGTGCCCGACTGGCTGAAGAGCGAGACCGAGCAGAGGCGGAGAGCCGGGAGAAAGAGACTCGCTTCTTAGCTCTGTCTCGAGAGTTACAGGAAGCATCCGAGCAGCGTGACGAGCTAGAGAGAACCAATAAACAGCTTCGCCTTGACATGGAGCAGCTAGTCAACGCCCAGGACGACGTTGGCAAGAAC GTGCATGAATTGGAGCGCTCTCGGCGGGCTCTGGAAGTGGAAGCGCAGTCTCTTCGGGAGCAGAcacaggagctggaggaggagctgtctGAGGCTGAGAACTCCCGGCTGAGACTGGAGGTCACACTGCAGGCCCTTCGTGCCCAGTTTGAACGTGAGATCAGTGCCAAggaagagaaaggagaggaaaagagaagggCCCTCAACAAACAG GTCCGTGAGCTAGAAGCTCTCTTGGAAGAGGAGAAGACTCAGAGAGCTCAAGCACTATCTGTCAAGAAGCAAATGGAGGCGGAGCTCCAGGAGGCAGAATCTCAGGTGGAGGCAGCCACTCGTGGTAGAGAGGAGGCACTCCGGCAGCTGAAGCGACTCCAG GCTCAGATGAAGGAGGTGTTGCGGGAGTTGGACGAGACCAAGATGGCTCGAGATGAAGTCATCGTCCAATCAAAGGACAGCGAAAAGCGCCTGCAGACCCTAGAGGCGGAGCTACTGCAGCTAACAGAG GAGCTGGCGGTGTCAGACAGGTCGAGGAGACAGGCTCAGCAGGAGCGAGACGAAATGGCTGAAGAGATTCTCAACACCAGCAGCGGGAA GTCAGCTCTATGTGATGAAAAAAGGCGTCTGGAGGCCAGGATTAGTCAGCTGGAGGAGGAACTGGAAGAGGAGCAGAGCAATGCTGAGCTGCTGgctgagagacagaggaagaccACGCTGCAG GTGGAGACTCTGACAGTGCAGCTGGCCGGAGAGAGGACCTTGACCCAGAAGAGTGAGGGGGCACGAGAGAGCCTTGAGAGGCAGAACAAGGAGCTGAAGACCAGGCTGACTGAGTTAGAAGGAGCTGTGAGAGGAAAACACCGCATGAGTGTTGCTGCTCTGGAGTCCAAAATTGAAGCCATGGAGGAGCAACTGGAGCAAGAGCGACA GGAGCGTGCAATGGCCAACAAGCTGGTGCGGAAAACAGAGAAGAAACTGAAAGAAGTGGTGATGCAGGTAGAGGATGAGAGGAGACACGCAGACCAGTACAGAGAGCAG CTGGACAAGTCGATGGGCCGTCTGCGGCAGCTGAAGAGGCagctggaggaggtggaggaggagaactCGCGCACAAACGCCCAGCGCAGGAAACTACAGCGTGAGCTGGAGGAAATGGGTGATAGCATGCAGAGTATGAACCGTGAGCTAAGCGCTCTGCGCTCCCAACTCAG GCGTGCTCCACTCCCTCTCTCAGTACGTGGAGGACGGAGGGCTTTAGTGGATGACCTCTCTCAGGAGAATTCTGACTCTGAAGAACCTCCCGCCTCCCCTACGCCCTCCAGTGGCCTCCCTGGTACCCCTGTGCCCCCCGACAGTGCACTAGGGCCACCTCCCCCTTACAGCCTTGGGGATACAGAGTAA